One window from the genome of Synechococcus sp. PROS-7-1 encodes:
- a CDS encoding DUF2834 domain-containing protein, with product MSRTLPWIYLTLAVLGAVLPWQANLEFMQSSTATGFDIAGFISDANLTAASRSLSRDLLIAASAFSIWIVLEGRRLDVKGWRLTLLACVTISFACGGPLFLYLRERRLNELAAEGSAASPEQSSV from the coding sequence GTGTCTAGAACGTTGCCCTGGATCTATCTAACGCTGGCAGTGCTCGGCGCCGTCCTTCCATGGCAAGCCAATCTTGAGTTCATGCAATCCAGCACAGCAACTGGTTTTGACATCGCAGGCTTTATCAGTGACGCCAATCTCACTGCCGCTTCACGTTCACTCAGCCGTGATCTCTTAATTGCAGCGAGCGCATTCTCAATCTGGATTGTCCTCGAAGGACGCCGCCTGGACGTGAAGGGCTGGCGGCTCACACTTCTTGCTTGTGTCACCATTTCCTTTGCTTGCGGAGGCCCCCTATTCCTTTACCTACGCGAGCGACGTCTGAACGAACTGGCAGCAGAAGGGTCTGCGGCTTCTCCTGAACAATCTTCTGTGTGA
- a CDS encoding YihY/virulence factor BrkB family protein translates to MAKRLLLRRIVRSLWLAYQRWAGTDCVDLSAAFAYYTLQSIFPILLISLSLASFLLGRQDNLDQEIISYASGVLPPPAVAIVRQTLIQLVQQGFGAGLLGAAVLLVTAGNVYLTLQRGADRIWRDALRPLPDSIPLGAQAFQFVRVRIEAFFIVILIGLLIVADQIGANLRMIPAGALEDLQQSLPWLADFLDGFPLIQVGRVLFSFAGFSAMALLLQALLPSRRVPFIPLIPGSLLIGFLLTVLNLAVSRSVLSLGARFQAYGVIGGVLVLTLWVYMVGVVIYFGQCWSVELALLRQKQCGDPLASRIH, encoded by the coding sequence ATGGCCAAACGGCTACTTCTGCGCCGAATCGTGCGTTCTCTCTGGTTGGCTTATCAACGTTGGGCGGGAACAGACTGTGTGGATCTCAGTGCTGCTTTTGCGTATTACACACTGCAGTCGATTTTCCCGATCCTTCTGATTTCCTTGTCCCTTGCTTCATTTTTGTTGGGAAGGCAGGATAATCTCGATCAAGAAATTATTAGTTATGCCAGTGGCGTTTTGCCGCCTCCTGCTGTTGCAATTGTGCGACAGACGTTGATTCAGCTGGTGCAGCAGGGCTTTGGTGCCGGACTTCTTGGTGCTGCAGTTCTGCTTGTGACTGCAGGGAATGTCTATTTGACGCTTCAGAGGGGTGCGGATCGCATTTGGAGAGATGCTCTTCGGCCGTTGCCGGACTCAATCCCTCTGGGAGCTCAAGCTTTTCAGTTTGTGCGCGTGCGTATCGAAGCCTTTTTTATTGTGATTCTGATTGGTCTTTTGATTGTTGCGGATCAGATTGGTGCCAATTTGCGGATGATTCCCGCTGGTGCCCTCGAAGACTTGCAGCAATCTCTTCCTTGGTTGGCTGATTTTCTTGATGGTTTTCCACTGATCCAGGTTGGGCGCGTGTTGTTTTCTTTTGCGGGATTTTCTGCCATGGCACTGCTGTTGCAGGCTCTCTTGCCAAGTCGTCGTGTGCCTTTCATTCCTTTGATCCCTGGGTCGCTGCTGATTGGGTTTTTGTTGACGGTTTTAAATCTTGCCGTGAGTCGAAGTGTTCTTTCACTTGGAGCCCGCTTTCAGGCTTATGGAGTCATTGGTGGCGTTTTGGTGCTTACGTTATGGGTGTATATGGTTGGCGTTGTGATTTATTTTGGTCAGTGTTGGAGTGTTGAACTCGCTTTGCTGAGGCAGAAGCAGTGTGGAGATCCGCTCGCTTCTCGCATCCATTGA
- a CDS encoding inositol monophosphatase family protein, with protein MTSAPLSPAQLLAVHQLLDGVAERQRHDFGHIVSDVKPDGSLITACDRWSDETLVQGFAQICSGESTLSEEGEKHCPATSAFWVVDPLDGTTNFAAGIPYWAISVARFVDGRPMEAFLDIPSLKQRIVAIRGHGAWRNGKRLTAETRLAAGSACVSLCSRAIRVLQRRHQEPFPGKIRLLGVASLNLVSVAMGQTVAALEATPKIWDLAAAWLVLSELGCPVLWLREDPTALVPGRDLSDVGFPVLAATSEDQLKRLKPWGESLLLP; from the coding sequence GTGACTTCAGCTCCCCTCTCTCCGGCGCAGCTGCTGGCTGTCCATCAACTTCTTGATGGCGTTGCCGAGAGACAACGGCACGATTTTGGTCACATCGTTTCCGATGTGAAGCCAGACGGGAGTCTGATCACCGCTTGTGATCGTTGGAGTGATGAGACCCTGGTCCAGGGGTTTGCTCAGATTTGCTCAGGCGAGAGCACGCTGAGTGAGGAAGGGGAGAAGCATTGTCCGGCCACGTCTGCGTTCTGGGTGGTGGATCCACTGGACGGCACAACGAACTTTGCGGCCGGCATTCCCTATTGGGCAATTTCTGTTGCGCGTTTTGTGGATGGTCGGCCGATGGAAGCGTTTCTGGACATTCCTTCTTTAAAGCAGCGCATCGTGGCGATCCGGGGCCATGGTGCCTGGCGCAATGGCAAACGACTGACTGCTGAAACCCGTCTGGCGGCAGGAAGTGCCTGCGTTTCGCTCTGCAGCCGAGCGATTCGGGTGTTGCAGCGCCGCCATCAAGAGCCGTTTCCAGGAAAGATCCGTTTGCTCGGGGTTGCAAGCCTCAATCTTGTGAGTGTGGCGATGGGCCAGACCGTGGCGGCCCTGGAGGCCACCCCAAAGATCTGGGATCTCGCTGCGGCCTGGTTGGTGCTGTCTGAGCTTGGTTGCCCTGTGCTCTGGTTGCGTGAAGATCCAACCGCTCTTGTTCCAGGTCGCGATCTCTCTGATGTGGGTTTCCCTGTGCTCGCGGCCACTTCCGAGGACCAGCTGAAGCGGCTCAAGCCTTGGGGCGAGTCTCTGTTGTTGCCCTGA